AAATCATATCGATCTTGTGGTGAAGACATTGAACGTGCTCGAGTCGCTTGCGCAGAGTGAGCACGGGAAGGCTCTCAAGGAAGTAGCAGCAGAGGTAGGCCTGGTGAAGAGCTCCGTCTTCCGTATTCTTTTCACCTTGAAACAGGCTGGCTATGTGGAACAGCCGGAAGCAAACGGCGTATATCGCCTGACGCTGAAGACGGCGGGCCTGACGCGGAGAAACAGTGAGCGGATGGGCTTTGTCACGGTGGCTCGTCCGCACCTGACCCGACTGCGTGATGAACTGGATGAGTCTGTAGCGCTGGCCGAGCGACGCGATCGCTCCATCGTGCTCATCGATGTTCTGGAGACTTCACATCCCCTGCGGCTCACATTCCACATCGGCGATCACTGCCCAATTCATGCGACTGCGATGGGCAAGGCAGTCGCTGCTTTTCTGTCTACGAGAGAGGTCACCGCATTGCTCGACAAATCCGAGTTGCCCCAGTACACGCAGAACACCAACACCCGGGTGCGCGACCTGAAAGCCGATCTAGGACGAGTGCACAAGCTGGGCTACTCGGTGAACGACGAAGAGACCGTGTCCGGTGCGGTAGTAATCGGGGCGCCGATCTTCGATTCGAAGAAGAGCGTCTGTGGCGCCCTGAGTGTGAATACGCCTACAGTCCGTTGCTCCGCTACAAAAAAGAAGCGTTTGATTGCAGCGGTGATTGATGCCGGCAACCAGATATCCGCCGACCTTTCCGATATTGGTTTTGTACGTTAGAGGGTTGACGAATGACGGGGAACCAGAGTATCAATGTAGTTCTTCCGTGCATAATAGATTCTGATAGTAAGAACCAATTCTGCGTGGAGGCATGATTTCTACTGGTCAAGGGGAGTGTAGCGATGCCAGATCGCCGCCGATTCGTGCAAGGAAGTCTGATGCTATCAGGTGCGTTTTTCGGTCTCGACCGTCACAGCTTAAGCGCAATCGGATCTGAGGCGGGATCTACTACGGGAGTGACAGGCGGAACTCTGGTGGGGGAGTACTATCGTCGTCTCGCAAAGTGGTGCGCTGTGGTGAACGGCGGGTTGAAGACGCGGCCCGGTCAGAGCCTCAAGGATTTGGAAGCTCAGCATGGCTGGAACCATTTCCCGTACACCATCCTTCCGGCCGCGGTGCTGTATGCCAAAAAGCATCCATCGAATCGCTGGTACAAGAATGAGGAGATGCTGACGCTGGCACTTGCGATTGGCGACCTGCTGATGCGCGAAGACATGCAGGGCACGTTCACGCCTCGGCTGGATAGCTATCGCGACACCTACATGTGGGTGGAGGCATATGAGCTGCTGAAAGGCAAGCTTGGGGATGATCGGAGGAGGAAGTGGAAGGTTGCGATTGAGAGGAATATCGGACTTCTCGAGAATGACGCCATAGCGTGGAAGGATTGCCCAGCGTACACGGAGAACTTTCTTGGAACGTCACCAAATCACTACGCGTGGTGGTCTGCGACGCTTTTGGTAGGTGGGAGATACTTGGACCGTCCGGATTGGGTGAAGATTGGCTCGGCTGTGCTGCGCCGTTTTGCGACGACTGAGCAGAACCCCGATGGATACTGGGGAGAGCATAACCCGGACGGACCGACGATTGG
This is a stretch of genomic DNA from Edaphobacter acidisoli. It encodes these proteins:
- a CDS encoding IclR family transcriptional regulator; this encodes MPAKNHIDLVVKTLNVLESLAQSEHGKALKEVAAEVGLVKSSVFRILFTLKQAGYVEQPEANGVYRLTLKTAGLTRRNSERMGFVTVARPHLTRLRDELDESVALAERRDRSIVLIDVLETSHPLRLTFHIGDHCPIHATAMGKAVAAFLSTREVTALLDKSELPQYTQNTNTRVRDLKADLGRVHKLGYSVNDEETVSGAVVIGAPIFDSKKSVCGALSVNTPTVRCSATKKKRLIAAVIDAGNQISADLSDIGFVR